A single region of the Epinephelus fuscoguttatus linkage group LG14, E.fuscoguttatus.final_Chr_v1 genome encodes:
- the spint1a gene encoding kunitz-type protease inhibitor 1a, whose amino-acid sequence MNPLLKGQLGSCALLLLVFLLDCACGQATGEACLAQFKEGREDFVLDTDESVKDGATFISSPKLDRYRDCVSACCKEPRCNLALMQKGSEQGLVSSCFLFDCLYKKKYACRFVRKKGYMSYILDSVYESYLELDVPATDTNQPPIAIGGQDRVVQPQDSVTLNGIESKDDDKIVSYQWQMLTGYPYAVIEKTNFEDQIVVSNLTSGVYKFQLTVTDTIGQSDSTTVTVLVLTPEQSEHHCMAPKKVGPCRGSFPRWHYNAASEECQLFTFGGCRENLNNYLSEDECTKACYGSEKTSKSGRGISVTPSQVLRCDAPCTTEEFTCADGCCLDPGLECDSSPQCRDSSDEKNCEDLTNKFRILLQIPLDEQKVRCTEVPDTGSCRDSITKWYYDPYTLKCLRFNYGGCYGNDNRFDNEDSCMKVCRGVTEKDVFARNNEHERRVSESHTGIIAAAVLLGLAILILLGVLVFCICKGKKKSSQHHRVPVNNAPVSYEDRDRLVYNSTTKPI is encoded by the exons atgaatccactccttaAAGGACAACTAGGATCGTGTGCGCTCCTGCTCCTGGTGTTTCTACTAGACTGCGCTTGTGGCCAGGCGACTGGTGAGGCATGCTTGGCCCAATTCAAGGAAGGTCGGGAGGATTTTGTCCTCGACACCGATGAATCAGTGAAAGACGGGGCCACGTTCATTTCGTCGCCGAAACTGGACCGATACAGGGACTGTGTGAGCGCCTGCTGCAAAGAGCCGAGGTGCAATCTGGCCCTCATGCAGAAGGGATCCGAGCAGGGCTTGGTCAGCTCCTGCTTTCTCTTTGATTGCCTGTACAAGAAGAAATATGCCTGCCGCTTTGTCAGGAAGAAAGGATACATGAGTTACATCTTGGACTCTGTTTATGAGAGCTATCTTGAATTGGATGTCCCCGCAA CTGACACCAACCAACCGCCAATTGCCATTGGAGGCCAGGACCGGGTGGTCCAGCCTCAGGACTCTGTGACACTGAACGGCATAGAGAGCAAAGATGATGATAAGATTGTGTCCTACCAGTGGCAAATGCTCACTGGATACCCCTATGCTGTCATTGAG AAAACCAACTTTGAAGACCAGATTGTTGTGTCCAATCTGACATCTGGAGTGTACAAGTTCCAGCTGACCGTCACAGACACTATCGGCCAGTCAGACTCAACCACGGTCACCGTCCTTGTCCTGACTCCTGAGCAGTCTGAGC ACCACTGCATGGCTCCAAAGAAGGTTGGGCCGTGTCGCGGTTCCTTCCCTCGTTGGCATTACAATGCCGCCTCAGAGGAGTGTCAGCTGTTTACGTTCGGGGGCTGCAGGGAGAATCTCAACAACTATCTCTCCGAGGATGAGTGCACCAAGGCCTGCTACGGATCAG aaAAAACTTCTAAAAGTGGAAGAGGTATCTCAGTTACCCCATCTCAAG TGCTAAGATGTGATGCTCCCTGTACAACGGAGGAATTCACCTGTGCAGACGGCTGCTGCTTGGATCCTGGTCTGGAGTGTGACTCGTCCCCACAGTGTCGTGACAGTTCAGATGAGAAGAACTGCGAAGACT TGACCAACAAGTTTCGGATTCTGCTGCAGATTCCACTGGACGAACAAAAAG TGCGCTGCACAGAGGTTCCTGACACAGGAAGCTGCAGGGACAGTATCACCAAGTGGTACTACGACCCCTACACTCTGAAATGCCTCCGCTTCAACTACGGTGGCTGCTATGGAAACGACAACAGATTTGACAATGAGGACAGCTGTATGAAAGTTTGCCGTGGGGTAACAG AAAAGGATGTGTTTGCAAGAAATAATGAACATGAACGCAGAGTGTCTGAAAGCCATACAG GTATTATAGCGGCAGCTGTCCTTCTGGGTCTAGCTATCCTCATTCTTCTAGGCGTCCTGGTGTTCTGTATCTGCAAGGGTAAGAAGAAGTCTTCACAGCACCACCGCGTGCCCGTCAACAACGCCCCGGTCAGCTATGAGGACAGAGATCGTCTGGTCTACAACAGCACCACCAAGCCCATCTGA